The following proteins are encoded in a genomic region of Sesamum indicum cultivar Zhongzhi No. 13 linkage group LG8, S_indicum_v1.0, whole genome shotgun sequence:
- the LOC105169330 gene encoding malate dehydrogenase, glyoxysomal-like — translation MEANQRIARISAHLHPSNPQVEREHAILRQDGCRAKGGAPGFKVAILGAAGGIGQPLAMLMKMNPLVSVLHLYDVVNSPGVTADISHMDTGAVVRGFLGQQQLESALTGMDLVVIPAGVPRKPGMTRDDLFNINAGIVKTLCEGIAKSCPNAIVNLISNPVNSTVPIAAEVFKKAGTYDPKKLLGVTMLDVVRANTFVAEVLGLDPREVNVPVVGGHAGVTILPLLSQVKPPCSFTSEETEYLTKRIQDGGTEVVQAKAGTGSATLSMAYAAVKFADACLRGLRGDAGIVECAFVASQVTELPFFASKVKLGRGGAEEVHQLGPLNEYERVGLEKAKKELEASIQKGISFIRK, via the exons ATGGAAGCTAACCAACGCATTGCAAGAATTTCTGCTCATCTCCATCCTTCCAATCCACag GTGGAACGAGAGCATGCCATTTTGAGACAGGACGGTTGCAGGGCGAAGGGGGGCGCCCCGGGCTTCAAAGTGGCCATATTGGGAGCTGCCGGAGGAATCGGTCAGCCTCTGGCAAtgttaatgaaaatgaatCCGTTAGTCTCAGTTCTTCATCTTTATGATGTTGTTAATAGCCCTGGTGTTACTGCTGATATCAGTCACATGGACACCGGTGCAGTT gTGAGAGGGTTTCTGGGGCAACAGCAACTTGAGAGTGCACTGACAGGAATGGACCTTGTTGTCATTCCTGCCGGTGTTCCAAGGAAGCCCGGAATGACAAGAGATGATCTTTTCAATATCAACGCTGGGATTGTCAAGACACTGTGTGAGGGAATTGCAAAGAGTTGTCCTAATGCGATTGTTAACTTGATCAGTAATCCAGTGAACTCTACAGTCCCAATTGCTGCTGAAGTTTTCAAGAAAGCGGGCACTTATGACCCGAAAAAGCTCTTGGGAGTCACCATGCTTGATGTTGTGAGAGCCAATACATTTGTG GCTGAAGTTTTGGGACTAGATCCCCGAGAAGTTAACGTTCCTGTGGTTGGTGGTCATGCAGGAGTGACAATTTTGCCTCTTCTCTCACAG GTCAAACCTCCTTGTTCCTTCACATCGGAGGAAACTGAGTACCTGACCAAACGTATTCAAGACGGTGGAACAGAAGTTGTTCAG GCAAAAGCGGGCACCGGCTCTGCAACACTATCAATG GCATATGCAGCAGTAAAATTTGCAGATGCATGTCTTCGTGGCTTAAGAGGAGATGCTGGCATTGTTGAATGTGCTTTTGTAGCCTCTCAG GTTACAGAACTCCCGTTCTTTGCCTCTAAGGTGAAACTTGGACGTGGAGGAGCTGAAGAGGTGCACCAACTAGGGCCTTTGAATGAGTATGAGAG GGTCGGATTGGAGAAAGCAAAGAAAGAGTTAGAAGCAAGCATTCAGAAGGGTATTTCCTTCATCAGGAAATAG
- the LOC105169332 gene encoding proline iminopeptidase — protein MSLRIAISPNTILLPLPLTHHTPISIHSPTNKSSKTPAEKRNLVLRCQRQNLEYYTSNQQVSLETMEKQVLSPEINRSLYADIEPYNSGLLKVSDIHTIYYEQSGNPAGHPVVFLHGGPGGGTSPSNRKFFDPNFYRIILFDQRGAGKSTPHACLEENTTWDLIKDIEKLREHLKVPEWLVFGGSWGSTLALAYSESHPDKVTGLVLRGIFLLRKKEIDWFYEGGAAAIFPDAWEPFRDLIPESERGCFVDAYHKRLNSSDKQTQYAAARAWTKWEMMTAHLLPNEANIQRGDDDEFCLAFARIENHYFVNKGFFPTDSFLLDNVEKIKHINTVIVQGRYDVCCPMMSAWDLHKAWPEADFRVVPDAGHSANEPGISEELVAATEKLKYTIKDSSH, from the exons ATGAGTCTAAGAATTGCAATATCTCCAAACACCATTTTGCTCCCTCTCCCACTCACTCATCACACTCCCATTTCCATTCATTCACCGACTAACAAGAGTTCCAAAACCCCAGCAg AAAAAAGGAATTTAGTTCTCCGTTGTCAACGTCAGAATCTTGAGTACTATACTAGTAATCAGCAAGTAAGCCTGGAAACTATGGAAAAGCAGGTGCTATCTCCTGAAATAAATAGGAGCCTTTACGCAGATATAGAGCCGTATAATTCAGGTCTTCTAAAGGTTTCAGATATTCACACAATATATTATGAGCAGTCTGGAAATCCAGCTGGGCAT CCAGTGGTTTTTCTCCATGGAGGCCCAGGAGGCGGAACTTCACCTAGTAACAGAAAATTCTTTGACCCTAATTTTTATaggattattttatttgatcag CGAGGCGCTGGTAAAAGCACACCTCATGCTTGCCTGGAGGAGAATACAACGTGGGACCTTATTAAAGACATTGAAAAACTGAGAGAACACTTAAAAGTTCCAGAATGGCTG GTTTTTGGTGGTTCTTGGGGAAGCACACTCGCTCTAGCATATAGTGAATCTCATCCCGACAAG GTCACCGGCTTGGTATTGAGAGGCATCTTTTTGTTGCGcaagaaagaaattgattGGTTTTATGAGGGTGGAGCTGCTGCCATATTTCCTGATG CTTGGGAGCCATTTAGAGATCTTATACCGGAAAGTGAAAGAGGTTGTTTTGTGGATGCTTACCACAAGAGATTGAACTCCAGCGACAAGCAAACACAA TATGCAGCAGCTAGGGCTTGGACCAAATGGGAAATGATGACAGCTCATCTTCTGCCAAATGAAGCAAACATACAACGaggagatgatgatgaatttTGCTTG GCTTTTGCAAGGATAGAGAACCACTACTTTGTGAACAAAGGATTCTTTCCTACAGACTCATTCCTGTTGGATAATGTTGAGAAAATAAAGCATATCAACACAGTAATTGTGCAG GGAAGATATGATGTCTGCTGCCCTATGATGTCAGCATGGGATCTTCACAAGGCTTGGCCAGAAGCTGATTTCAGA GTGGTTCCAGATGCCGGGCATTCTGCTAATGAACCAGGGATATCAGAGGAACTTGTTGCTGCAActgagaaattgaaatatacCATCAAGGACAGCAGTCACTAA
- the LOC105169333 gene encoding uncharacterized protein LOC105169333 — MAEYQEKSSKLSPVSSPEIRDSIGSSNAGGEGGDEEFYEKIEAPKFVDFTVPDHFRPDDRYWFCHRVGCDQKHEEEMDSEAIYKNFVLRVMAARSPNIRFRKALDRNASRTPIKCPLSAPPKSSKPRVSRMAIISSISEKMVDDKKRVVRPILKPRSTPVTKTKPVAAKYLTTPRNRKCVANENTFRSVQNPKPTNSEEPKSRIVAKALVFRSPKKAIKVKTSVELRTPISKLCDGMDKLEISSQRKRALGYSGKSSKNLINNPSKRPVELLGSQTCTNQEAKSGRSIKSKIKGKLLQKHASKKLLGNNHTDSSNNNESCDIKQVANKVEEGVELQESIHEEACVFSDIPPPVKNPDLASPDDTKGEENCLDLEGSNNSKSRATNTQENNSNDGNQNSSSRDCRDFTDHLNVNNSSEGERNEHDFMDGDDKENAAASDENRMHHKNVKQHGRKIFGLHDKCGQVKKVAQAQDKNLKEGLISSATVMKLKKPKPTNPKPFRLRTDERGILKEANLEKRNDSLAPQTECANLSTPGRKLQKKQGNEFQKGSKIAGLKISQAQERSKVVASVTPESNKHQEPKPMSSPLESRAIQRLEKFRKSISPLQKQSLRPQGLVATKKEIISYLVPGQKLDVIHEASPEVLELRTARKPIGNDAHSSSRRPVTVAVGPNFHSTHVPRTCTRKLK, encoded by the exons ATGGCGGAATATCAGGAAAAATCGAGTAAATTATCACCAGTTTCTTCGCCGGAAATTCGAGATTCGATCGGCTCCTCAAATGCTGGAGGGGAAGGAGGAGATGAAGAATTCTACGAGAAAATTGAGGCCCCGAAGTTCGTTGACTTCACTGTGCCCGATCATTTCCGACCTGACGATCGTTATTGGTTTTGCCACCGTGTCG GATGTGACCAAAAGCACGAGGAAGAAATGGATTCTGAAGCCATCTACAAAAATTTTGTTCTCCGG GTAATGGCAGCTAGAAGTCCCAACATAAGGTTTCGAAAAGCACTTGATAGAAATGCTTCGAG AACACCTATAAAATGCCCACTTTCAGCTCCTCCAAAGTCTTCCAAGCCAAGAGTGTCGAGGATGGCTATTATTTCATCGATCTCTGAGAAGATGGTTGATGACAAGAAAAGGGTTGTTAGGCCTATTTTGAAGCCGAGGTCTACACCAGTGACTAAGACAAAACCTGTTGCTGCGAAGTATCTCACAACTCCAAGGAACAGAAAATGTGTAGCGAACGAAAATACCTTTCGAAGTGTTCAGAATCCGAAACCTACTAACAGTGAAGAGCCAAAAAGTAGAATAGTTGCGAAGGCTCTGGTTTTTCGCTCTCCTAAGAAAGCCATCAAGGTGAAGACTTCCGTTGAACTGCGCACACCCATCTCAAAATTATGTGACGGAATGGATAAACTTGAGATTTCGAGTCAGAGAAAGCGTGCCTTGGGTTATTCCGGCAAATCATCCAAGAATTTGATTAACAATCCTTCAAAAAGGCCTGTTGAATTACTTGGTTCTCAAACTTGCACCAATCAAGAAGCTAAATCTGGGAGATCTATTAAGAGTAAGATCAAAGGAAAATTATTACAGAAACATGCCTCCAAGAAATTGTTGGGTAATAATCACACAGATAGCTCAAACAACAACGAAAGTTGTGATATTAAACAGGTGGCAAATAAAGTCGAAGAAGGGGTTGAACTTCAAGAATCGATACATGAAGAAGCCTGTGTGTTTTCCGACATCCCACCACCGGTGAAGAATCCAGACTTGGCCTCACCAGATGACACAAAAGGTGAAGAAAACTGTTTAGACCTAGAAGGaagtaataattcaaaatctcGAGCTACAAACACCCAGGAGAATAACAGTAATGATGGAAATCAAAACAGTAGTTCAAGAGATTGCAGAGACTTCACAGACCACTTAAATGTGAATAATTCTTCTGAAGGGGAAAGAAACGAGCATGACTTTATGGATGGTGATGACAAAGAAAATGCTGCAGCCTCTGATGAGAACAG AATGCACCACAAGAATGTGAAGCAACATGGAAGAAAAATCTTTGGCCTGCATGACAAATGTGGTCAAGTCAAAAAG GTTGCTCAAGCACAGGATAAGAATTTGAAAGAGGGTTTGATTTCCTCTGCTACAGTGATGAAGCTGAAGAAACCGAAACCCACAAACCCTAAACCTTTCAGGTTAAGAACTGAT GAGAGAGGAATACTTAAGGAAGCTAACTTGGAGAAAAGAAATGATTCCCTAGCTCCTCAAACTGAATGTGCAAATTTGAGCACACCAGGTAGGAAGTTGCAGAAGAAACAAGGGAATGAGTTTCAA AAAGGGAGTAAGATAGCAGGTCTGAAGATTTCACAAGCGCAGGAGAGATCAAAAGTGGTAGCCTCTGTGACACCAGAGAGTAATAAACATCAGGAGCCAAAACCAATGAGCTCCCCTCTTGAAAGTAGAGCAATTCAAAGGTTGGAGAAGTTCAGGAAAAGCATATCCCCTCTTCAGAAACAGTCTCTTAGGCCTCAAGG GCTTGTTGCcacaaaaaaggaaataatttcTTACTTGGTTCCTGGTCAAAAACTTGATGTGATACACGAAGCTTCACCTGAAGTTTTAGAACTGAGAACggccagaaagccaattggtaATGATGCTCATTCATCATCAAGGCGGCCTGTGACGGTTGCTGTCGGACCGAATTTCCACAGTACTCATGTGCCAAGGACTTGCACAAGGAAACTCAAATAA
- the LOC105169334 gene encoding uncharacterized protein LOC105169334, translating to MEDHDFVVGQEFPDVKAFRNAIKEAAIAQHFELRIVKSDLIRYIAKCAAEGCPWRIRAVKLPNAPTFTIRSLEGTHTCGKNAHAGHHQASVDWIVNFIEERLRDNINYKPKDISRDVYEQYGITIPYKQAWRAKERGLQAIYGSSEEGYYLLPSYCEQIRKHNPGSIAEVFTAGADNRFHRVFVSFYASICGFLQGCLPIVGLGAIQLKSKYLGTLLSATSFDGDGGLFPLAIAVVDIENDESWMWFLSELHKALEMNTEIIPLLTFLSNGQKGIVDAVKRKFPTSCHAICMKHLTESIGREFKNPRLVQLLWKAAYATTTIGFKEKMLELEEVSSEAVKWLQQYPPSRWALIYFEGSRYGHLSSNTEEFHQWVLEARELPIIQVIEQIHLKLMAEFEQRCAKCRSWFSILTPSAEKHIIEAMNHASTYQVLRSDEVEFEVLSAERSDIVNIRTHSCSCRDWQLYGLPCSHAVAAIISSKKDVYAFTGKYFTVASYCGAYAEEIHRIPGKIEWKKDGENIMDDEIQVVRPPKVRRPPGRPEKKRMCIEELNREKHTVHCSRCNQTGHYKSTCKSDVCKSIEQM from the coding sequence ATGGAGGATCACGACTTTGTTGTCGGCCAGGAGTTTCCAGATGTTAAGGCCTTCCGCAATGCAATTAAAGAAGCTGCAATTGCTCAACACTTTGAACTTCGTATCGTTAAAAGTGATCTCATTCGGTACATAGCTAAATGTGCTGCAGAAGGCTGTCCATGGCGCATACGTGCAGTAAAGCTTCCAAATGCTCCAACCTTCACTATAAGAAGCCTTGAAGGAACACATACTTGTGGGAAGAATGCACATGCTGGACATCATCAGGCCTCTGTAGATTGGATTGTGAACTTTATAGAGGAACGGCTGCGTGACAACATAAATTACAAGCCAAAAGATATATCACGCGATGTTTATGAACAATATGGGATAACTATACCGTACAAGCAGGCTTGGCGTGCCAAGGAGCGTGGACTTCAAGCTATATATGGCTCCTCTGAAGAAGGATATTACCTCCTTCCATCATACTGTGAGCAAATCAGAAAGCACAACCCGGGAAGTATTGCAGAGGTTTTTACTGCTGGTGCAGACAACCGGTTTCACCGTGTATTTGTATCGTTTTATGCTTCTATATGTGGGTTCCTCCAGGGTTGCCTCCCTATTGTCGGACTAGGTGCAATTCAGCTCAAAAGCAAATACCTTGGGACATTACTTTCAGCGACTTCCTTTGATGGTGATGGTGGATTGTTTCCTCTTGCAATCGCTGTTGTTGAcatagaaaatgatgaaagtTGGATGTGGTTCTTGTCAGAATTACATAAGGCTCTTGAGATGAACACGGAGATTATACCACTCCTTACCTTCTTATCCAACGGGCAGAAAGGCATTGTAGATGctgtgaaaagaaaatttccaACTTCTTGTCATGCCATTTGTATGAAACACTTGACCGAGAGCATTGGTAGGGAGTTCAAGAATCCACGACTCGTCCAACTCCTTTGGAAAGCGGCATATGCCACTACTACTATTGGgttcaaagaaaaaatgttaGAGCTTGAGGAAGTTTCTTCAGAAGCTGTGAAATGGCTACAACAATATCCACCTTCTCGTTGGGCATTGATATATTTTGAGGGATCTCGCTATGGTCATCTCTCCTCAAATACCGAGGAGTTCCATCAATGGGTACTTGAAGCTCGAGAGCTACCCATAATCCAGGTGATTGAGCAAATTCACCTTAAATTGATGGCAGAATTTGAGCAAAGGTGTGCCAAGTGTAGGTCATGGTTCTCCATTCTCACACCATCTGCTGAGAAGCACATTATTGAGGCAATGAATCATGCCTCCACTTACCAAGTCCTTCGATCAGATGAGGTAGAATTTGAGGTTCTTTCGGCAGAGCGATCAGATATTGTGAACATCAGAAcccattcttgttcttgccGTGATTGGCAATTGTATGGATTACCATGTTCACATGCTGTTGCAGCCATCATCTCATCCAAAAAGGATGTATATGCCTTCACTGGAAAATACTTTACTGTGGCTAGCTATTGTGGAGCATATGCGGAAGAAATACATCGAATTCCTGGTAAAATTGAGTGGAAGAAAGATGGAGAGAATATCATGGATGATGAAATACAGGTCGTGAGGCCTCCCAAAGTTAGACGACCCCCTGGACGACCTGAGAAGAAGCGGATGTGTATAGAGGAACTTAACCGTGAGAAGCATACTGTCCACTGTAGTCGTTGCAATCAGACAGGACACTATAAGTCGACTTGCAAATCGGATGTCTGTAAGAGTATAGAACAAATGTAG